The following is a genomic window from Niabella soli DSM 19437.
TCTATTTTTTAAAAGAAAAATTTATTTACAATGAACATGTATGTTTCAAACCTGGGGTTTCATGCCTCTGACGATGATTTGCGCGAACTTTTTAGCAGCTTCGGACAAGTGTCTTCTGCCAAAGTAATTATGGATAGAACCACCGGGAAGAGCCGGGGCTTTGGTTTCGTAGAAATGGGCTCAGTTTCAGATGCCACACTTGCAATGAAAGAGCTGGACGGTAAGGATGTCGATGGCAGGAGAATTGCTGTTTCGGCTGCAAAAGAACGGGAAGAGCGGTCTAATAGAAAATGGTAATAAATGTTCGAAGGGGCCGTCCGGCCCCTTCTTTTTTAATAGTATAACTGTTGTGAGTACTCAGTGTGCTTCATTTTAAAACATGTACCATGCATTTCCAAAAACAAGATCTGTCGGGCACCCACTATACCTGGAACAACGAACAGCCTGCTTTTAGTGGCCAGCCCAGCCGCAGAAGATTTGATAAAAATAATGGCGATCAGGTGCTTTACCTGATCAACTTTTACGCATCATTGGCCGGGCGGGTAAGCCTCCTGGAAGGCAGGATCATTGAGCAGACCATTACGCGGGATCTGCCGGATGCTGCGAAAAGTGAGGTTTCCGCTTTTAACTGGATCAGGCGCAGCGCTTTCCCAACTCTGTAGAACTCAGGTGCCAAAATAACTGCAGCAATTTTTATCAGTCTTCTCTTTCATCCACATATGGCAATAGCTGCATGGCTATAACCGGAAAGTATCCCTGTTGGGTTGTATATTGCCATCCGAAACGTTCTGTTTTAAAAAATTCCCCCACTTCCCGGTTGTTAATATATAACCGGTAATGTCTGGAATTCATCTTCTTGCTTCTTCTCAGCTCACCAAAGATTTTTTTTCCTTCAAATTCAAATTGAACAGGAATATGCATAATTCCTTTTATTAAACCCTTAACTTTTTTGAAAATGTATTCAGACGCTGATTTTAAACGTCTTTTTTACATCCTCAGGTGAACAGTATGTTAACAACCGGCCTTATGTAAAGGCCCTCTTTTGAATGAATTTGTAGCACCTGCTAAAGGACGTCGTCTTAACGGCTATAAAATGATGGTTGATCCTTTGCTTTGCATTATTACACATTTGGAGTAGTACATCATTTGAAACATCTTCAAAAACAAAATCATCCGGCGCTTCTATTATAAATTGAGCCACTTTTTCGATACGTATAAAATTTACAGCCATTATTTTATACACCGTGCTCAGTTTATCTTTTGTATTAAATAAAGGCATTTTTTGCATAATGCAACCTTTATATAGGAAAAGGGTTATGGTTGACATTTGTTTTTATTAATAACAGATCTTCACCTGTTCAATAAATTTGCTACAGCTGTATGCTTCTTACAAATTTTAGAATCCGCTCACGCATTTTTGAATAGTTAGCTAGTACCCCCCGGGATGATCTCATCTTTTTTTCTTTCGGTTCAAGTATGAACCAGGTTTTTTTCAACCCGATGGTTCCCTTTTCCGTCTGTTTCAGATTTCCTTTTCCGTCCGTTGCCGGTTCAAAAAAGCGATTGCTTTTAGTAGCCATTATGTTCATAATTTGAAAACGCCTAAAATTAGATGCCTGGGAGGTCAATGTTTATAAAGATCTTCAATTTGTCGTTATTTGCGTTACATATTTATATGCCAGACTTACATATATCACAGGTTTGATGTGTATCTGCAATGACCGGTCCCCCACAAATGTTTTTTTATAAAGAGCGCATATAAAGAGCCGCTAACAGGCACTCTTTTTACAAAATCATAGCTCAGATATTATTTTTCATTTTCAAGAGAAAGAAGGGGTAATATTTTCCTCACCAGGAGTCAGCAGGCAGTACTGCGTCAGGGAAGAACAGCATTATAGAAATTAAACTATGCATGAAAAGGCATTACATTTGATTACTATTTCAATAGCTGTTAGGCAGGGCTAAGTACTAAAGAGTTGTTGTTAATATGCATAGAATAGGACTTTCGTTTATAAATTCACGTTCTAACAGGCGTATATTATAGGCACTATAGAGAATTTTTGCACAAAACCTTATTTATGGATTGAAAATTGTGGTTTTGCAAAGATTGTTGGGCTCCCTGGCTCTAAAAGGTTCCCAGCGCTTTACATACATACTTTATAAAATGAATAACCAGAGTTTGGGATTATTAGTAGAAGAGAAACAGGCATTACTGGCAGCGATTGTATCCTCTTCTCAGGATGCAATAATAAGTAAAACCCTGAAGGGTATTATAACAAGTTGGAACCCCGCTGCTGAACGGCTCTTTGGATATTCAGAAAAAGAAGTACTGGGCAAGCACATATCATTGATCATACCAGAAGACCGGATACACGAAGAAGATTTTATCATACAACAAATTTCCAAAGGCTTGCGTTTGGAACATTTTGAAACGATGCGTGTTACCAGCGATGGCAGACAAATCCCTATTTCTCTTACCTTGTCACCGATATTTAATGAGCGCCATGAAATTATTGGAGCATCTAAAATTGTGCGGGATATTTCTGAAAACATTACGGCCAAGCAGGAAAAAGAACAGCTTTATGAGGAGATTAAAATGTTGAACAAAAAAAAAGACGAATTTATCGCACTGGCAACTCATGAACTAAAAACGCCCATCACTTCTTTGCGAGGATTTTTAGAAGTATTACAAAAGAATGTTTCCCCGGAGGGCATTAATTTCAGTTTGCTTGAAAGATGCAGTCGGCAAGTGAATAAATTAATAATGTTACTGAACGATCTTTTGGATGTTTCCCGCGTTCAACTTGGAAAACTTCAGCTTCGTTATGAATACTTTAATATTGTTAGTATGGCAACGGAGGTCCTCTCCAGCTTTATCCACTTTGAAAAACACACCCTCAGCGTTAAAAACAGGGAGCCCATAATCGTTTATGCTGATAGAATTCGACTGGAGCAGGTACTTACAAACCTGGTTAATAATGCAATTAAGTATTCTCCATCAGGAGGAGACGTTGAAATAAAAATATGGGAATCACGTGACAACATTCATTTATCAGTCAGGGACGAAGGCATTGGCATTGATAATGAACATTTGGCTGAAATTTTTAGTCAGTTCTACCGGGCCGTTGATGATCAGTCAAATATTTCCGGGTTAGGAATTGGTTTATATATAAGCAAAGAAATCATTGTTCGACATGGAGGAACAATAGAAGCAAAAAGTCGGAAGGGCGGCGGATCTGTTTTTACCGTTTCACTCCCGCAAAAGAAAGATTAGAAACATTTTATTAAGTAATTTATTTTATTAGGTGTGAAAAAAGATGTTTTAATAATAGAAGATGATGATGATATACGCTATTTGATAGAATATATTCTTAAGGGCGCACTTTATAAGGTTAGAACGGGTACTTCAGCTAAAGACCTGAATGATGCCCTTGCAGTAAAGCTTCCCGATATAATCATACTGGATATTATGCTTCCCGATGGTAATGGTATTGATTTGTGCAAAAAGATAAAAGGAAACGGCTTAACAAACCATATACCAGTGATCATTATGTCGGCATATCAGTTTAGCAATGTAGAAGACGCCTGCGCTGAAGCTTTTATTAATAAACCGTTCGGCATTCATGAAGTTATCACAGCAGTGGAACAGGTTTCTTAAAAATAATGAACTGCTTAATGTCTGATTTTAACAATCTCCTGGAGCCAAACGGTTAGATTTGATACGTAATCATCGTTAATGCTTCAAATAAACGGAAGAACTATCCTCTTCAGTTCATGCTCCTGTATTCATTAGGAGTTACGCCGGTTTTTTGCTTAAATAAGCGAGTAAAATGTTGGGGATATTTAAAGCCCAGCTCATAAGCAATTTGATTAACGGTTTTGCCAGCATCATATATCTTATTCTTTGCTGTATCTATTATTTTATTCTGGATGTATTCCTGGGCCGATTTCCCAGTTTCTTTTTTGATTAAATCTCCAAAGTAGTTGGCAGACAAATGCAGTTCGCCGGCACAATAAGCAACCGAAGGTAACCCGATCAGCTGCGTTTTTTCAGAGACAAAGTAACTGTTTAGCAATTCTTCAAATTTTTCCAGTATGCCCCGGTTAACATTTTCGCGGGTAATAAATTGCCGGTCGTAAAACCGGGTACAATAGTTTAAAAACAGCTCAATGTTGGAAGCGATCAGCGTTTTGCTATGCTTATCGATGGACTGGCTTAATTCATAAGTAATTTTATCAAAACATTCAAGTACAATCTTCTTCTCCCGTTCAGACAGATGAAGTGCTTCATTTGTTTGGTAAGAAAAAAAGCTGAACTCATTCATTCGCTTGCCAAGCGGCGTATTTAGTAGCAGATCCGGGTGGAAGGTCAGCGCTGTTCCTGTAGGCTGATACACTTCGGGGTTCGTTACATCGATTACCTGGCCGGGAGAAAAAAACACCAAAGTTCCTTCCTGGTAGTCATAATAATGATTACCATACCGGATATCTCCGCACTTTATGTTCTTGAGTACAATACAAAAAATATTAAAGGTCATCCGGTGGCCGGACCTGGGGTCTGCCATAGAAAGATCCACAATGTTTACCAGCGGATGTAAGGTGGGGTTATTGTTGAAGACATTATAGTCGTGAACGGTATTAAAGGTGATTGCTCTTTCCATATCCTTGTTTTCTAATGTAAAAGTACAAACTCCCTGATAACAGAAGCTTTTCCTCACTTCCAATCAGTAATAATGGTAGTAAAACCAGTAATCTGTATACCAACTGCCTCATTTTCAGATCGGAACTTTGCACTATTCAATTAAAAAGCACAAAAAATGAAAAAAAGATTTTTGGGAAATAGCGGACTGGAAGTATCTGCATTAGGTTTAGGGTGTATGGGGCTAACATTTGGTTATGGGCCTGCTACAGCAGAAGCTGATGCCCTCTCCCTGATCAGGAAAGCTTACGATCTGGGCGTTACCTTTTTTGATACCGCCGAAGCCTATAGTCAGGGAGGAAATGAAGTTCTTTTAGGGAAAGCGGTGCAATCTTTCAGAGACCAGGTTGTAATTGCCACAAAATTTGGTTTCAAAGACGGGGATTCATCCAAGGGACTGGACAGCCGTCCGGAACGTATACGTCAGGTGGCGGAAAATTCATTGAGGTATTTGAATACGGATTATATCGATCTTTTTTACCAACACAGAGTAGACCCGGATGTGCCCATCGAAGAAGTTGCCGGAACCATCGGAGACTTGATCAAAGAAGGTAAGATTCGGTATTGGGGGCTATCAGAAGCCGGAGTGGAAACCATCCGCAAAGCGCACGCTGTGCAACCGGTTGCCGCCTTACAAAGCGAATATTCATTATTCTACCGTGAACCCGAAACAGCGATCATCCCCACGCTCGAAGAGCTGGGTATTGGTTTTGTACCGTTCAGTCCATTGGGCAAAGGGTTTTTAACTGGGGCTATTGATGAAAACACAAAATTCGATCCATCTGATTTCAGGAACATCGTTCCCCGTTTTTCTGAAGAAAACCGGAAAGCCAACCAGGCCTTGGTAGATCTGTTGAAAGCCATTGCTGCTGAAAAGCAGTCCACACCTGCGCAAATAGCATTAGCATGGTTACTGGCTCAAAAAACCTGGATTGTCCCCATTCCGGG
Proteins encoded in this region:
- a CDS encoding RNA recognition motif domain-containing protein; amino-acid sequence: MNMYVSNLGFHASDDDLRELFSSFGQVSSAKVIMDRTTGKSRGFGFVEMGSVSDATLAMKELDGKDVDGRRIAVSAAKEREERSNRKW
- a CDS encoding PAS domain-containing sensor histidine kinase, translated to MVLQRLLGSLALKGSQRFTYILYKMNNQSLGLLVEEKQALLAAIVSSSQDAIISKTLKGIITSWNPAAERLFGYSEKEVLGKHISLIIPEDRIHEEDFIIQQISKGLRLEHFETMRVTSDGRQIPISLTLSPIFNERHEIIGASKIVRDISENITAKQEKEQLYEEIKMLNKKKDEFIALATHELKTPITSLRGFLEVLQKNVSPEGINFSLLERCSRQVNKLIMLLNDLLDVSRVQLGKLQLRYEYFNIVSMATEVLSSFIHFEKHTLSVKNREPIIVYADRIRLEQVLTNLVNNAIKYSPSGGDVEIKIWESRDNIHLSVRDEGIGIDNEHLAEIFSQFYRAVDDQSNISGLGIGLYISKEIIVRHGGTIEAKSRKGGGSVFTVSLPQKKD
- a CDS encoding response regulator transcription factor, coding for MKKDVLIIEDDDDIRYLIEYILKGALYKVRTGTSAKDLNDALAVKLPDIIILDIMLPDGNGIDLCKKIKGNGLTNHIPVIIMSAYQFSNVEDACAEAFINKPFGIHEVITAVEQVS
- a CDS encoding helix-turn-helix domain-containing protein, with product MERAITFNTVHDYNVFNNNPTLHPLVNIVDLSMADPRSGHRMTFNIFCIVLKNIKCGDIRYGNHYYDYQEGTLVFFSPGQVIDVTNPEVYQPTGTALTFHPDLLLNTPLGKRMNEFSFFSYQTNEALHLSEREKKIVLECFDKITYELSQSIDKHSKTLIASNIELFLNYCTRFYDRQFITRENVNRGILEKFEELLNSYFVSEKTQLIGLPSVAYCAGELHLSANYFGDLIKKETGKSAQEYIQNKIIDTAKNKIYDAGKTVNQIAYELGFKYPQHFTRLFKQKTGVTPNEYRSMN
- a CDS encoding aldo/keto reductase yields the protein MKKRFLGNSGLEVSALGLGCMGLTFGYGPATAEADALSLIRKAYDLGVTFFDTAEAYSQGGNEVLLGKAVQSFRDQVVIATKFGFKDGDSSKGLDSRPERIRQVAENSLRYLNTDYIDLFYQHRVDPDVPIEEVAGTIGDLIKEGKIRYWGLSEAGVETIRKAHAVQPVAALQSEYSLFYREPETAIIPTLEELGIGFVPFSPLGKGFLTGAIDENTKFDPSDFRNIVPRFSEENRKANQALVDLLKAIAAEKQSTPAQIALAWLLAQKTWIVPIPGTTKMHRLQENVGGADIHLNNSELAGIGEALKDIEIVGARYPEHLQKRVGK